TGGGATCAGTTTCGTATCCACGAGTTAACGGTTGAGCGAGTGTCGTGTGATCAGATTTCAACAATACTTGCAACATGCTTGTCCCCTTCGTTCTAGGTGGAATCAAATTCAATTGGCCACTCAAGGCCATTTAGGGCTCGACCGTACCGTATTGTGTAGCAACACTGCTGCTCTATCTTTCGTCTCTTTACGCACATCTGCAGACACGCACCCTCTGTCTGCCAAGTATTATACAAAAGCAGGTGTGACGACACCGTGAGAGTCGAGGACCTTGGCTCGAAAGGGCGCGAAGATTCTTCTTGACTCCGATTGGTTTACAGCCGGAAAACTCAATCGTGCGATAGTCTAACTTGGTCGTAACAAGCCCCGAATCTTAGCAGAATATTATTACGTATATTATTacagttttgtatttttcatcgcGTAACGTTGAATTCTCGTATTTTTATTccgtattattatttacatttttatatttcgattCTGTATTATTACTTACATTTTTCACctcatatattttttattatcacgtccttgtatttttattccgtattattaattacatttctCTTCTTCTAATTTCTTATTACTACgttcttgtatttttattcCGTATTATTACTCACgtatttcttcttattatttttcattattaagTCCTTGTAATTTTATcctgtattattatttacaatcatgttattttcatttttcattatcaCGTCCTTGAATTTTTATCCcgtattattaattacatttctcttcttctaatttttcattattaagTTCTTGTAATTATATcctatattattatttacaatcttgttattttcatttttcattatcaCGTCCTTGTATTTTTATCCGGTATCACTTTACGCTCGTCACTCATATTCGTATTATCCAAGCATTCTACTTTTCACTGTCCGAAAGACGACAACCCTGCCTCCAAAGAAACGAAGTTCAACGTTAACGGCGGCCATCTTTCGCAGCTCAAAGTGACGCTCGCCTTCGACTCGAGACCCCCTCCGCGATGGAACAGATGGTACGGAACGTTAGTCGCGTTCGTGCaagtgaccttgagcgaccaGCTGAATTTACGTCTACAATGGTACCCTACAAATGTTATCTACAATGCTGCAATGGTGACGGGAGATGTTTCGGGTCGATTCTATCCTCGGTTCGCCGCTAAGTAAACGAACGCCTTACCTCTTCGCTATGTAGTACTAGTCAGACGTTTTGTTCGCTTGGTTCTGCATGTTTTTGTTGCGTTTGCTCTTGCAGCTCCGCTTCTTTGTCCTTTTCCTGATCCCCCTGTTTCTCCTTCTctgtctccttctccttttcacACTGTTGttgctccttctccttctccttctccttctcctggtCCTGGGCCtgctccttccccttctccttctccttctccttctccctctcCCGTTCCTTCTCCCTCTCCCGTTCCCGTTCTCTTTCCCTCTCAACTTTCCGTTCCTTCAGAATTTCCATCCTGCGCGCCCTGTGCAAGCTTCCGGAGGGGAAAGTCAAATCCTCGACCGCGGCAGCCGCGGCCGCGCTCGCCCCTCGCTCCACGGCTGTCTGCTCAATAATTTACTTGACTGTATTTTTCAATATGTTCACGGCCCGGTCGGCTCGCGTCGAATATAAACCACTACCGATCGAAATTACCAGAACGACTTAGGTACATACTTTCAATATAAAACTGGCCGTCGAGCTCTTGGCGATTGGACTCTGCGCCGAGCACGGATGGACGTGACCATGGCTGTGGGTACTGAAGTATCCACCGGCTTTCGGTTTTATGTGACGATTGTACATCTCCATGTGCACGATTTTCATGAACTCGATTTGCGCCGCCAGCTTCTGGATCTCCTCCTGAAACGACCGGTatcaattttctttcattttattccCGAAACAATAGTTTCCACGACAAGCTTCTTgggaaaattatcgaaaaattatccACAGTCAGTTATTATCCATTGTATCATTATTACAGTGAAATATTATCTATCGCGAATTTCGAGAATTGGCGATGGTTCGTTTCGGGTTAACAGGATCGATCCCAGTCTCGTCTGTAACGtatacccgctttcaagtgtTACGATCGAGGCTGTTGATTTACCAGAAAGCGGGTAGGTATCGTTTACACGAGTATTATCGGTCGACGAATGAATCTATCTCGTCCACTAACgacgattgaaattttatatatttttcatcggaTCTCTGTGAGAGTATTACGAACGATTCGGTGAAATGTTCTCGATAGCGTatcgaaatgatatttcaaaGAGCGAATAAATGTATTTCGACTCTATTTCGATGATGAAGTTTGCTACGATTTCGAATCGCAGTGTCGATGGGCAATTAATTTTACCGTTTTCCCGAGAATGAAACAACGCGTCCTTTATTCACCTTAAGTTCCTCGTTTTCTTGAATCAAGTCGGTCGTTTCCTCCGGCACTAAGCCGGTTCCGTTTAACGAGAAGCTCGCCGTAACACCACGAGCTCTAGCGCGACTATCCCATTGATCTCCTTGACCCCGTAAAACTCGAATCACCTGAAATCGTGCGAAACGTATTCGAAGGTTTATTTAAAGAGACTCTCTCGTAACTACGTCTGACATCTTTTCATTGTGACTTGTTTATGCTTTGCATTCTGTACACAGTTCACTTCTAAGAAACATTTTaacgatagaaaattttcttttgtgaAAAATCACTCGATACCGTACTTCTACATATAGAAAGTCTTCGTAGATAAAATAACGATCGGTATTGTTTGTGTCTTGGTGGTGATAGTTTCTACGTTGTTGTCAAATTTTTAAGGATGCAAAAAATAAGTTTACTCGACGTGTAAACGAGATAGCCGATATTCTACATATAGAAAGTCTTCGTAGATAAAATAACGATCGGTATTGTTTGTGTCTTGGTGGTGATAGTTTCTACGTTGTTGTCAAATTTGTAAGGATGTAAAAAATAAGTTTACTCGACGCGTAAACAGGATAGCCAATATTCTACATATAGAAAGTCTTCGTAGATAAAATAACGATCGGTATTGTTTGTGTCTTGGTAGCGATAGTTTCTGCATTATTGTCAAATTTTTAAGGATGTGAAAAATAAGTTTACACGACCCATAAACGTGATAGCGGGGCTTTATTAACCAGACATTCGTGAATTTATCGAAAAGCAAAGCGATCGAAGAGACGTGGATTACCTTGGGTCCGAACACGAGGAACACGGTTACGGAAGTGGAAAGCTGGGTGCGCAGGAAGCCCAACAAATACTTGATATCCGGCCCGGCGTGAGGGAAGATGAAAAGGCTGAAAGAAAATCgtgcaatttatattttaattcgttCGACGACGCTTGGGGATTTTATATATCCGAAAATGAAAAGTCATACTGAATGGCGATCATGGTTATATTCACAGCGGCTATGTTGTAAATCGCATAGCTTATCAAACGAGCCTCGTTGAAGAGACTTTCCGCGTTGCGTACGTTGTAACACACTTTAATGCCCCACGCAAGGAACATAATCTCTCCTGTAAGAAAACCACGAAAGTATTTTCTTCGACTTCCATAAACAgtgcgagaaaatttttcgtaattgataaaattgttcaaaaattgaCGATACAACAACGAGGTGCTACAGATAACCTACTATTGTTAATAACGTACGTTAATAACGTACTATCGTTGATAACGTACTTTACAATTAATCCTTTTAACGTCTGATTATAAATCCTATTCAATATCGTTTCGTAAAACAGTATTACCTATTGCTAAACTATGGTCCCACCAATTGAACGAACATTGATAAAACTTGAGACCATAGTTGTCGGCTATCACCTCGGCAGACGGCGGTGCGCTTAATGTCCACGTTCCAAGGTAAATTAACATCACTAACAATATCGGGACCATCCATTGTAGCAGTTGTTTGTCCGTAAGTTTGACCTTGTGCGCGCTTTTGACACGGTACGTGAGAGAAACTCTGCGGAAAAAGATTAAGTGAACTCGCACAAATACCCAAGTGAACTATGTAAATTATAGGTGCAAAACTTCAAGGTTCGATAGAGCTCGGCGATAGAGGCAAGAAAGTTTTAACGAACGTGTGTTCGTAAATGGGTGTTGGGTGAAATTGTACACAGGTTGAAAATTGacaataattacaattgaaATTTCTGTACGGTCACTCGCAACGAGCAACGATCAGACTTTTAGAGAAAGATAAAtgtttcttcgaataaaaattcatttctcgtCTGTAAATTAATTCGTAGCATTTATTCGTtgtgcgaaataaaatttaccaaACTTCGATGTTTATCTTTGCgtgcgaatcgtttcgaaatatccCGGTAGATTTTCTTGTTTCTCGATTGTAAACgaacgattattattttcacaTTACTCACCGCCACGTTTTCATCAACAATGCCGTGTAAGAGATGCAAAAACCGAGATGTCTCGTCCATTTTGTCGCGATGCAGGAGTACATATCCAAAACGGGAAATATGGCGGCCATCTGTACGCATAACGAGACATTAAGAGGAACGTACGAAGCGCGATATTATAATATCGTTATTCTCGTTGCAGAGGCAGTTGCAATAAATTCTATACGTACTTCGAGGTACATAATAGCGCAACCTAAAAGCGTGATGGACAGAAATATCGGTGAAGCGACCTTGAACACTTTGAGCTTGCGATGTTTATACATGTAGGCCACGAGGACGATGGTACCGAACACACAGAAAATGGAAAACGATAGAAGGGTGATTCTGGAAACACAGGTTCGGTTAGTTGACAACGTCTGAAATAAATTTACCATTTTTAGTTTCGGAAAGTTACGGAGATTTTAAACACGGCGATATACTATAAATACGCGCGAGTGTTTCGAAGGGTGAATCTACATCAATGTTTTTTAGAGTAGAGGGGAAAAGGGTGTTTTGCAATCCGAGGGGGTTGCGAgagaaaatgtttcatcgagAAAGATGTAAATACCATAAACGTCTCTTCTGTTGAAACGACCGTAGACGTATATTTTTGTCACATCGTGTCAGTGTTgaaaaaaaacaattcttttcgaaaaaatgtcagaaaaaaaaattttgtgcACCGAGGCCGAGTAAAAAAGACGAATATATCGCCCGTGTATACCCATAGTTTCTGAGCTACAGACAATCGAAGGACACGCTCCAAGTGTACGTCACGTGCTCCAACGCGGactataataaaattttaacacCGAGTCTTACATTTGCTGAACAATATCACCGTTTCGAATACAATTCGTGTCTTCTTTTGGAAAATCGTGAGTATCGTTAACTCGAGCGATACGCGCAATAGATTCTAAGCGTCCTCGAGAATAAGAATTTAAACGATTTGTGTCACGTGACGACCATCTTGTAGGCCCACTTTTTCCTAACCATTTACCATTGAACTGGTATTAAGCGCGTTAAGGCTTCtggagttaaaaaaaaaaagtatctacGGCAGGTATGCCCTGCTCGTTGTTCTATGGAGCAGCTGCAACCAACCACTAACAGCTCGGTGAGCACGCGAGGAGGGTCACATGCAATGTCGCCTCTAAAGACTGCGGGCCCGTCTGTCCCTACCTATGTTCTAccataattaaaaagtttccaaGTGTGTTATAATGTACAATGTACTTTAAGGACTTATATCTTTCACAAAACTACACTGCGACGCAATCTCAATTCCGTCGATGTAGTTTCTGATTTGAATTTACCACAAGAACAATACAGTTCTAGAAGAACGTTAAAAGAATTACGAACATTGCGAGACAATTACAATTGTCTTGGCTGGTACGATTgcattaatatattctttataaatTGCGAAAGTAACAAGAAGTGGGGGGCCCTTTGAGTGCAAAGATCGGGGCAAGTGCCCCGTTTGCCTGGGACTGATCACGTGACAGCGAGAGTGGCGAGTGGGGGGGAAACTGCGGGAGTGGGGATACACGTACGAGGAGCAACCGTCAGTGCGCAAGTGTACATTGCATAGCAACGATACGTTCAATTTTTACGGTTGCTCCTTACCCATCGCATCTCACCGTGACGTCAAGTGACGTCACTCTGCTCGTAGCTCTGCCCGTGAAGAGTCCAGTTGCCGATCCCTGATCTACGGTCCGGAAGTCCTCTAACGTGAAAAATGTTCCTGGTGCAAACAACTTGCTTCACTCTCGTTCCTTCGTTGATAATCGCTCGAGCATGTGCGTCGTTCCAGTGTAAGTGTAACTTACAATTAAACCATTTCATCAATTTATGGACAATTCTATATCGACACCACTCGGCTGTAAACTGACCGATCGTTTGTAAATTTTAGATCAGATTGAGATGTATTCGCGTATGGAAGCGAAAGAATATCACTTAGGGCATTTCCATTGAGATACTGTAGCTCAGAAACTATCTTATTTGTTTCACTTTATAGATGTGCACTTTATGCACCTTGACGAATCTTGCACAGTTCACGAGGCTACGTAGTATACACAACAGTTAATATTATTTACTTCAAGGGATTAGTCTACTTTGGAGGTAAATGATTTGCGTTGCATTATTTTCATAAAGATTCGGGTCTTAGAAACATtatcccttttttttttattagaatacgagaaaattcgaaaacttCATACATATGCCGCTTTACGCGTACGTGCATgagatattttattcattttgatTCAGACGACACAATCGTGCACGTAAGTCTGTTTGTACAGATTGTGCACAACGAGGTgttatttcgataaaagaaattattcgcgtCTGTGTGTCGTATTGTAAAATTCAGTTTACATTcacggaaaagaaattttgcgaagaGGGCATTTTTggaacgatcgataaatatttggCTATTCCATTCATACCTAAACGGCCAGTTGTACGTAGCCAAGCAAGGTTCAGGCCCCTTGCACTTGGCGCATCCTGGTGCACAGCGTAAGCAATGAAATACCTTTGTGTAAGAATCGCTTACGTTCTCTTGCATCTCTTTCCAGGCGGCTGAAAATTGACATCCTGTGtaagttaagaaaaaaaaaaaaaaaacacacgaacGTACGTGTCTCTTGACAGAAATCCTCCACTGACCTTCAACGAGAATCCCATCAAAACCAGATCGATGTTGACTCGTGCTGTAATAGCCTTTTCGACATTTACATACATACGCACCCTTTGCCCATCTACCATTGACACCGACATTATATGGACTTTGATATTCGCACTGAAAACCATACCAAAATTATACTAAAATCATTTTGAATTGCACACGATTCGAATCATGAATTCGTCTAGGCGAAACTTACAAAGCTCGGGATActttacaaaattgtataaCACACGTAATGTAAATTATACGGTTTCCAAgacagtatttttatttataaagataTCGGAATCGAGTTATTTCGAATAATGGCAATGATAGTTGATAACCGTAGTCAAAGTTGGAATATTTCAGCGATGACAATTCCAACAGTTTTCTTGAACATTAACCCCTCACTGTACGTCCATGTGAAATATGatccattttttaaattttattacactTTTGCAACGTAGtagatttttttatattagaaaGAACGTTCACGCAACGAGgggtttaattttaattcttaatACGAATGTAGGATGTTTCTACAGTAAGGGACAAAAATTTAGACATGTGTTTTAATTATCATGACGATGAAACAATTGTGTttggaaattttacaaatttctttatTAAGAACTTACACTTATGCAAGTGAAACGAATGTAACTCGACCCCGTACCTAGTTACAATTAATAAAATACGTTTTTAAAGTTCAGCTTCTTATTATAGAAACATCTTGTACGATAGTTACCTGTGTAGTGTCGTTATGACATTTATGCGTTCCCTTAAAAGATGCTATTTGATTGCTTAGCGCTTCATTGTCATTATGTGTAGGTGATACGTCGCACTGGTTTACCTCTAGTCCGCTTATATCGATATCCACGCTTAAAAATTCTCGAACCCTTGAACAAAATGAAGTTTCATTATTATTCGTTGTAACGTCTACTTTACTCGTATAGAATTGTTTCAAAAATGGTTTCTGCCATGTTTCTTTTTGACTCCTAAgaacttaatatttaaatactcctactatacatatatacttttcattcttttattattattttacatactCTTCGTTTGTATTCATTTGTAGAATtttgtctattttcagaagatCAATgttgaaagtttgaaaaaattaatttttctatccgAATCTATTCCTACTATACATATATACTTTTTATtctatcattattattttacacactCATCGTTTGTATTCATTTGTAGAATtttgtctattttcagaagatCGATATAGAAagtttaaagaaattaatttttctatccgAATCTACTTCTACTTATATTTCCAACAATATTACACGCACTGTTTTCCAACAAACCGAGTATTAACCACTCTTAAAAAGTAACCAAAGAGCAAAATGAATACTACAGTaacccctcgttaaaacgtcgtgtttttccccttatAAAACGTACCAAATCATCTTTACCATAAAAGCGATAtcgtgcacatatcgttgtttcgAAAACAAGTCGAAACACGATCTTACCCggaaattttgttaatttacaCATGGTTAAAAGTgttttaaaaatgattcgaataaagaaaaataattcgagtatggtcgtgtttggtatCATTTTCACTGAAAGAATCTCATCAATCCATCGATGGTACTTTTACGAAGGTACAATTCGAtacataaaaatgtttaatttgcaTCAGTGATTGTAACAATTACATTAGCGATTGTTACATGCCCTGTTGCGTTCACTCTTGTTGTATTTCGTTCAACCTCTTCGTCTAACAGTTCACACGTGGCTAGATCAGAGCTCGAGATACAAAAGGTCAATTACAGGAACAAATTCGCTACCGACCCTCCTTAAAACGTTTCGAGCGGCCCCGATGGTACACGTTTCAACGAGGTGTTAATGTACGTTGGTCCGGTAATAGATAATTTCTACAAACCCGTGTCGTGCGTCCAGTGGTAGTATATTAACACTGTAGGAGATCAACCAGCGATGACTTTTGCAAGAGAAATACGGGATGGTCCACCAACCCCTGTAGGATTCAATCGCCGGTGACTGCATGAATTTCGGTGACCTGGGATAACACGCAAACGCCACAAAACCGCCATAGAAACTTCGACCTTTTGGTGCACGCGAGTTTCGTGCAACGACCCCATCAATATAAGTTGCTTTTCCTTTAATTTCGTGGTCCTGTGGCACTTCACGGTCATTCGATATACGAAGATTAATCGAGTTTTCACCTCATTCTCAATTATTGTCCGAATGCATCGATATTCGAGGATTTAATCGTATATTGACCAATGGGTATTACCAAGAAATTTCTCGCGCGTAAGATTAAAACTGAGACGTCGATAAATTGATTACTCCACGAACCACTGTCAAACTACACGGACAAACTTTTTGGAACGTATTCCATAAGCCGTGAGGATGGAAAAGTATTATGTGACGTGAATAtggaaactttctttttttgtttcaaattacGTGCCGAATGGAGCGTACAAAAAATTAcaagaaaattttcacaaattttcgtGATACCGAAAATGTTATCGGACGAAGTTCAAGTGTTTCAGAGAACACACTTTTTGGTTCGTGTTACTCATCTGTACACGAAGGTGTCAAAGAGATTTCAAGGCtgtcaattttctttcgaaagggTACTGTATGTTTTTAAACACGTATAATTGTAGTCCATATTCGAACGAATTCAATTATATTTAGTCAAGGTCGATCGAGATCGTAGACAATTTCTTCGGTTGATTTTATAGTTATTGTTCTATTCGAGGAAAGTTGGCAAGATTGAAATGTCATTTACATCTTTGTATATAAAAAAGTAAATCAACCCAAAATGTGTGACATCTGACTGTTTCATTTACGATTTTTAACAACACGAACACGAAGAGTTAAAGATTGAAAGGAATAATTCTTGAGATTAAAAATTAAGCTTTCGTTGAACCTTTCTTTCTCATTTGTATTAatactgctccaaaagttttACACATGCTTTTTATTGCATTCTGTATTTTATATGTTGATGGTCGGAGCAATTGTACTGCATTGTATTCGACTGTCAGTTTTACGATGCACGCTATAAATATTCTCGCggtgtacatgtatatatatgtatagtaaAAAGCTTCTAAGGGCACACCGATAGCGTATTGATTATCGTGGatgtctgtttaagcgtttataTCCCCTTTCGAACTGAAAATCATGTTCATATTCCTCGGATGAAACAGTCTATTGCTATCTTTCTTGACTACGATATTCAATTCGATTGTGATCATTCACGAAAGCAATTTGCAACAAAATACATGCGATTGctctgttaaaaatattttctgtgtCAGTGTTTCTTGAAACGAACTTAATAACGTGGCCAACAGCGATTCGTACAGAATTTATAAATTCTACGTTGGTCAGTAATAAAGTTAAACAATAAACTATTTtgggaataattttatttaaagttacCCCGGTTGAAAACTGTGCCACGAAATTTATGCAATTACGATAAACGGACGGTGAATATTGAATAACCGAATTAAAATAGATATTGAATATTTCTGCAAATAGAAGGAAACGTACAAATTTTAAAACAGTTAAGAACGttccatttattaaaaatacactCGAATAATTTTGGTATCacgatttttgtatatttattcgttgacgTTTGATCGAAAACGTTGAAGCTGAATAAATGTCTCAAGACGACCGTTTAACAATTATCGATGTGTACTTTTTATAATTTAGAAGTAAGATAAATTTTGGTCGATTCCATCTATTAGTTAACCATTGTCGTTTCTACCTATTCTCTTTTGCTATTTCTACCACGATTAcaactattaatattattattatattttggaTATCGATAATATATTTATCAGAGGATTCGTATCTTTTCTTTCGGTAAATTGTATTCACGACCAAGCTGTTGAATTAAATCTTCGAACTTGGAAACATTCGGGCAACGTGACATTCAGAATGACCGCGACTTTTCCGTTGCATTAAAGGGCCAAACCTGAAAGCGCGTATCGAGTTTTTTGCATTTTCGCGTATCGAGTTTCTATGACTTGACGCTCGTACGGGATGATGAAGGATGATGAATGATCGTGGAGTACCTATAAAATGCTCTCTTCCCGGTAAAAGTGCTCGTGGTCGTTGCCGTGCTCGAATCAAATTTATATCGAATTTACTTGGATAGTATATACGCGCGTCTGTTAAAACGGAAACGGTAATTAATaccattaattaatataatacgAACAAAATTGTACGTTCTGCTTCAGCAATCGGTAAACCGTAATAATACATTATTTAGCGACTAGTAAAGAGACTTCTAATTGTTAATTACGGTGTTCACCGTGTTATCTACAATCATCTCTTTACCGGGAAGGGAAAACAAAAATCAAGTATGAAGGGTGATGTGCAGAACGGAAAAGTGTTTTATACAGTCAGATTAAATtcaattgaccgctcaaggccacttccCCTGCTGCAAATTACGTCCAAACAGGACGTCAGTTTGCTTCTCTGTTTGAGAGACAGAGGGCGCGTGGCTACAGATTTATGCGAATAAACGATAGATGGAGCAGAGTGGCGAACTAGGCAAACGATAGGGTGGGGATAACCCTATAGTACAGTAGTTCTCAAACGTTTTCCGTTCACggtgtttttaatattttcacaatcCTCTGACCCACTCGTTTTGAGTTCAACGAATGTCACGATTATACCGCAAGTTCTTTTACAATTGCAAAATGTAGATGTGCCACAGGTGATAATGGTATTTATCGTTCAGAGAGgaa
The sequence above is drawn from the Ptiloglossa arizonensis isolate GNS036 chromosome 1, iyPtiAriz1_principal, whole genome shotgun sequence genome and encodes:
- the LOC143143886 gene encoding putative G-protein coupled receptor CG31760 isoform X2 yields the protein MGKSWLLVLFPATMTTMTMMAYFTVTTATPTSMSSISTTTNNDVLDTKKVDIEEALDVIEAASTGSLGEYCAATAGFKSLPAAAALDPRRYDTARQKADMTALMLQNSGTIGVSRHTVLLDALAKSLLVSVNDAVETRVIALNASTGTVINAVWLERSPGSVGEPSKVESHALQPGSTPDSNLPWFENAGATTGLRGWWTIPYFSCKSHRWLISYSVNILPLDARHGVREFLSVDIDISGLEVNQCDVSPTHNDNEALSNQIASFKGTHKCHNDTTQCEYQSPYNVGVNGRWAKGAYVCKCRKGYYSTSQHRSGFDGILVEAAWKEMQENVSDSYTKVFHCLRCAPGCAKCKGPEPCLATYNWPFRITLLSFSIFCVFGTIVLVAYMYKHRKLKVFKVASPIFLSITLLGCAIMYLEMAAIFPVLDMYSCIATKWTRHLGFCISYTALLMKTWRVSLTYRVKSAHKVKLTDKQLLQWMVPILLVMLIYLGTWTLSAPPSAEVIADNYGLKFYQCSFNWWDHSLAIGEIMFLAWGIKVCYNVRNAESLFNEARLISYAIYNIAAVNITMIAIHLFIFPHAGPDIKYLLGFLRTQLSTSVTVFLVFGPKVIRVLRGQGDQWDSRARARGVTASFSLNGTGLVPEETTDLIQENEELKEEIQKLAAQIEFMKIVHMEMYNRHIKPKAGGYFSTHSHGHVHPCSAQSPIAKSSTASFILKTAVERGASAAAAAAVEDLTFPSGSLHRARRMEILKERKVEREREREREREKEREREKEKEKEKGKEQAQDQEKEKEKEKEQQQCEKEKETEKEKQGDQEKDKEAELQEQTQQKHAEPSEQNV
- the LOC143143886 gene encoding putative G-protein coupled receptor CG31760 isoform X1, producing the protein MGKSWLLVLFPATMTTMTMMAYFTVTTATPTSMSSISTTTNNDVLDTKKVDIEEALDVIEAASTGSLGEYCAATAGFKSLPAAAALDPRRYDTARQKADMTALMLQNSGTIGVSRHTVLLDALAKSLLVSVNDAVETRVIALNASTGTVINAVWLERSPGSVGEPSKVESHALQPGSTPDSNLPWFENAGATTGLRGWWTIPYFSCKSHRWLISYSVNILPLDARHGVREFLSVDIDISGLEVNQCDVSPTHNDNEALSNQIASFKGTHKCHNDTTQCEYQSPYNVGVNGRWAKGAYVCKCRKGYYSTSQHRSGFDGILVEAAWKEMQENVSDSYTKVFHCLRCAPGCAKCKGPEPCLATYNWPFRITLLSFSIFCVFGTIVLVAYMYKHRKLKVFKVASPIFLSITLLGCAIMYLEMAAIFPVLDMYSCIATKWTRHLGFCISYTALLMKTWRVSLTYRVKSAHKVKLTDKQLLQWMVPILLVMLIYLGTWTLSAPPSAEVIADNYGLKFYQCSFNWWDHSLAIGEIMFLAWGIKVCYNVRNAESLFNEARLISYAIYNIAAVNITMIAIHLFIFPHAGPDIKYLLGFLRTQLSTSVTVFLVFGPKVIRVLRGQGDQWDSRARARGVTASFSLNGTGLVPEETTDLIQENEELKEEIQKLAAQIEFMKIVHMEMYNRHIKPKAGGYFSTHSHGHVHPCSAQSPIAKSSTASFILKQTAVERGASAAAAAAVEDLTFPSGSLHRARRMEILKERKVEREREREREREKEREREKEKEKEKGKEQAQDQEKEKEKEKEQQQCEKEKETEKEKQGDQEKDKEAELQEQTQQKHAEPSEQNV